The Streptomyces sp. NBC_01275 genome has a segment encoding these proteins:
- a CDS encoding ABC transporter ATP-binding protein, with product MIDVYEDPGTPDRRGGWWYLAWLVRRQPWRAAAGAVLASAWMVLLAMAPYLLARAVDDGLEPGDTGALVGWTVALSVVGAFNAWVSIMRHRTMTRLRMDAYFRTIKVVVRQTVRLGDALPRRVGAGEVVTIGVGDVQTIANALTVIGPGVGSVVVYVFVAGLLLSVSPLLAAVVLLGLPVVAVLVGPLMARLQGAEAEYRERQGVLTTRIGDLAGGLRVLNGLGGKGLFADAFRRDSQRLREQGYQVGAVASWLQALGMGLPTLFLALVTWLAARLAAQGELTVGELVSVYGYVAVLVGPVAFLVDMGYQLSRGVVAARRVVELLRLEPDPDTGTADAPAEPAVLFDPASGVRVAPGRLTALVGARPAEVSAVVDRLGRYGPSDATWGGVRLDAMSVAQVRAGILVADNEADLFAGSLRAVVGGRRERDAAAIAGAVRAAAADDVVQGLAEGLDTPVAAQGRSLSGGQRQRVRLVRALLADPEVLLAVEPTSALDAHTEAAVARRLRAARAGRTTVVTTSSPLVLDHAETVHYLVDGKVAATGHHRDLLEREPGYRALVARDAEESVG from the coding sequence GTGATCGACGTGTACGAGGATCCCGGCACGCCCGACCGGCGCGGCGGCTGGTGGTACCTGGCGTGGCTGGTGCGCCGCCAGCCGTGGCGGGCGGCGGCCGGGGCGGTGCTGGCCAGCGCCTGGATGGTGCTGCTGGCGATGGCGCCGTATCTGCTGGCCAGGGCGGTGGACGACGGGCTGGAGCCCGGGGACACGGGCGCGCTGGTCGGCTGGACGGTCGCGCTGTCCGTCGTGGGGGCGTTCAACGCCTGGGTGAGCATCATGCGGCACCGCACGATGACCCGGCTGCGCATGGACGCCTACTTCCGGACGATCAAGGTCGTGGTCCGGCAGACGGTGCGGCTCGGCGACGCGCTGCCGCGCCGGGTGGGGGCCGGCGAGGTCGTCACGATCGGCGTGGGCGACGTGCAGACCATCGCGAACGCGCTGACCGTGATCGGGCCCGGCGTCGGCTCGGTCGTCGTCTACGTCTTCGTGGCCGGGCTGCTGCTGTCCGTCTCGCCGCTGCTGGCGGCCGTCGTCCTGCTGGGGCTGCCGGTGGTCGCCGTGCTCGTCGGGCCGCTGATGGCGCGGCTCCAGGGCGCGGAGGCGGAGTACCGGGAACGGCAGGGGGTGCTCACCACGCGGATCGGCGATCTGGCGGGCGGGCTGCGGGTGCTCAACGGCCTGGGTGGCAAAGGGCTGTTCGCGGACGCCTTCCGACGGGACTCGCAACGGCTGCGGGAGCAGGGCTACCAGGTGGGCGCGGTCGCCAGCTGGCTGCAGGCCCTCGGTATGGGTCTGCCGACGCTGTTCCTCGCCCTGGTGACCTGGCTGGCGGCCCGGCTCGCCGCTCAAGGGGAGCTGACGGTGGGCGAGTTGGTGTCGGTGTACGGCTATGTCGCCGTCCTGGTCGGCCCGGTGGCGTTCCTCGTCGACATGGGCTACCAGCTCAGCCGGGGCGTCGTCGCCGCCCGCCGGGTCGTGGAGCTGCTGCGGCTGGAGCCCGACCCGGACACCGGCACGGCCGACGCGCCCGCCGAGCCGGCGGTGCTGTTCGACCCCGCGTCGGGCGTGCGGGTGGCGCCGGGACGGCTGACCGCGCTGGTCGGGGCGCGGCCGGCCGAGGTGAGCGCCGTCGTGGACCGGCTCGGCCGGTACGGTCCCTCGGACGCGACCTGGGGCGGGGTACGGCTGGACGCGATGTCCGTGGCCCAGGTCCGGGCCGGGATCCTGGTCGCCGACAACGAGGCCGACCTGTTCGCCGGCAGCCTGCGCGCGGTGGTGGGCGGACGACGTGAGCGGGACGCGGCGGCGATCGCGGGGGCGGTGCGGGCGGCCGCCGCCGACGACGTCGTGCAGGGGCTGGCGGAGGGCCTGGACACGCCGGTGGCCGCGCAGGGCCGGAGTCTCTCCGGGGGCCAGCGCCAGCGCGTCCGGCTGGTCCGGGCGCTGCTCGCCGACCCCGAGGTGCTGCTGGCCGTGGAGCCGACGTCGGCGCTCGACGCGCACACGGAGGCGGCGGTGGCACGGCGGCTGAGGGCGGCACGGGCGGGCCGTACGACGGTCGTCACCACCTCCTCCCCGCTGGTCCTCGACCACGCGGAGACCGTCCACTACCTGGTCGACGGCAAGGTCGCGGCCACCGGCCACCACCGCGACCTGCTGGAACGCGAGCCGGGATACCGGGCGTTGGTGGCCCGGGACGCAGAGGAGAGCGTGGGGTGA